The sequence GGAACATTACTATATCCGCATCCTGCTCTATGCTTCCTGAATCACGTAAATCAGAAAGTTGTGGTTTTTTATCATCCCTTTGTTCAACAGAACGAGAGAGCTGTGATAGTGCAACAATGGGAATATTTAGTTCCTTTGCAATTGCTTTTAAACCCTGCGTCACTTCTGAGATTTCTTGCACTCTATTTTCACTACTCCTTTTTGTTGTTCCTCGAATTAACTGCAGATAATCAATAAAGACCACCTCTACATTATATAGTTGATAGAGAAGACGTATTCTGGTACGGAGAGCACTAATTGATAATGCAGGAGTGTCATCTATGATGAAAGGTAATTCGGATAGATCTGTACTAGCATTAATGAATTCGTGTAATTCAAAATCACTAATTCTCCCAGTCAGTGCCTTATAATAACCAATGCCTGAATCTATAGTAATCAATCTTGCAGTCAATTGCTCTGCTGACATTTCAAGTGAGAAAAACGCTACGTAGTGTTGTTTATCTGTTCTTTTTTGCAAAATCTTACAAGCATTAAGTGCGATGTTCAGCGCCAATGCTGTCTTTCCCATTGAGGGCCTTGCAGCTATAATTAACAGATCAGATTTCTGCAAACCACCAAGAAGCTGGTTTAGGTCTTGAAGTCCGGTTGTAATACCTAGCGCCTCTGGGTTATTCTTCAGCTTGCTGATCTTCTCAACCACATCTTTAATTGAACTTGCAAGCTTTATATATGTCTTATCACCTTGCTTTTTTACTGCTAAGTTGAACAACTTTGTCATTGCCTGCTCAATTTGTACCTGTGCAGGATTTTCAATGTCGTAGTTGTAACTATCGTCAACTATCTCCTGCCCGAGCTTGATTAAGCATCTCCTTAAATAAGTATCACGGATTATTCTGGTCAAGCTATAGATGTCAAGCGCAATGCTTGCCTTTGCTGCAAGTTTTGCTAGGTACTCAACTCCACCACATTCGGCAAATGCTTTATCATTTTCAAAAAACATCTTTAGGCTTAGTTCATTGGCGACTATGCCGTGTTTTCTGGTTTTAGATATCTGGGTAAAAATGCTTTGATGTAGTGGATCATAGAAATTATCTGCTGTGATTATGTCTTCAACTGCATCACAAATTCTATTATCTCGAATCATTGCACCAATGAGCATTTGCTCTGCTTCTAAATTATGTGGCAATTTACATATTTCTTCTCTTGAATCAATAAGGTTAACTAATTCATTCATTTTAAGTTTTTAGAGTAATGATTGATTATTGTAGAATATTCAGTCCTTACTTAAAAGATAAAAAATTTGACTAATCTTGTATTGCTTATAGCATTAAAGTAGGCCCCTGTGGTGGAATGGTAGACACGGCAGACTCAAAATCTGTTGCTTGCAAAAGCATGCTGGTTCAAGTCCGGCCAGGGACACTCAAACATTGGAAAATGCATATATGTTACATAAATTTTTTAATCGTTTATTTTCCATTCTTTCTTCTATAAATGCTATTCAAAAAGTGAAAAAGGATGATAATGGAATATGCTATGTAACGGGACTTAGACGCTATTTGTCAGTGCTTCTTGATTTAATCATCATCGTTTTATTTTTGCAGTTTTGCGGTCAGGCCTTAAATCAACTCTTCATGAGCTCGGAGAGCAGTAAAATATTAGGCCAAATTGCTGCAAAATATCAAATGCAGGTACCACTATCTGCAGAGGAAACAGCAATGCAGAGTAAACTAATCAAGTTACTAATTCTAAATCAAATAGTTCAATTCATTATGCTTTTTAGTTATGTGGCATATATGTGGATAAGGTTTGGTGCTACACCTGGAAAGTTATTACTTGGACTCAGAGTTGTAAATGCACAAACTTTTGAAAAATTGACTCTCAAACAAGCAATAAAGAGGTTTTTTTCCTTTATATTGTCAACTGCACCACTATTCTTGGGTTTTATATGGGCAAACTTCGACAAACGCTGCCAAACTTGGCACGATAAGATCGCAGACACAGTGGTTGTCATAAATAAGAGTCTTAAGCGTGATAAAATGAAATAGTAGGTAAAAAATATGCCAAGTATTACTAATGGTCAAAGTATGGATTCTATTAGCGATAGTATTGTACATATTGGTGATAATGAAATAAAAGAATGCGCAATTGAAGCGCTAGAATCATTTAAGAACGAATTAGAAGCTCAAAGTTTTGACCTTAATGAGCTAGGAACTTCTGACCTAATTAAAGCATGGAAGAAGATAGAAGATTTTAAAGGTGCTGGATTAAAGGATGCTTTTGACCTTGCTGATCTGATAAAAGGGCAAATTGCAGGATTTAATAAAGAAAAATTACAAGAAATGTGTACTTTTAGCAAGATTTCCTACGGTAATGTGGACAGAAAATTAAAGCAAGATGAGTACAAAACTAAAAGGCAATTTGAAGAAGAAGGTTATCAAATTATAAAATTTTACGACAATGAACTCATTGAAGACAAATATTGCTCGGATACTGATTATAAATTAGAGCAACAAGATGTCGGTTATGCTTTAATGAGTAGCAATTCATATAATCGAGATGCTGGTTATGTTTTTATTAAAGGTCAGGAAGTAACTACAGCTTACCATGGTACTCGTGATTTAAATGATGTAAAGGAAGATCTTCGTGCATCTTTAGCTAAATTGTCATTTTTACCTGAAGATCATCGTGTTCACTCTGGTTTTTACTCTTTATTCAAACGCTCTTGGCCCAGTGTGCATAAGATATTAAAAGGGCATGCTAATGATAAAGGATTAGCAATCAAAGATTTGAAAATTAATGTTACAGGTCATAGCATGGGAGGTGCTCTTGCTAATATCGCTGCTTTATGTCTTAATAAAACAGAAGATGCCGAAGATGTTCATGTTGCAACTTTTGGCTCTCCAAGAGTTTTCTACAATGGTGCTGCTGAAGTTTACAATCAGTGTCTTGGAAATAAGACTATTAGAGTAGCTTGTCAATCAGATCCGGTACCATGTTTGCCACATGGTAATGCTGGTATGCACTATAAACATGTAGGTAAATCATTAAAATTAGAAACAGGTAAAACTCTGGAGTACTTAGAACTGCACTATCATAGAATTAATATCTATTATAACCTTGTTCGGGAAGTAGAGCAGGAAAATTTTAAATCAGATAACAATCCATCTAAGTATCGTCATATTGCTTATATTTTTGGCCTATTTTACCATGCAGTTTTGTCATATGTCGATGTGAATGATAAGGAGTTCTTTAAAAAAGTTGAGGAAGAAAATAAAGACATTAAGCTTTCTGAGATACCAATTCAATATGCTCCAAAATTAGAAGAGAAAATTAAACTACTAGAACAAGAAGTAGCTAAGCCTACTAATGACAAAACTCAATTAGAGGGAAGGTTAAAGAGTATACAACAAAGTTTGGTTGGAAAAACTAAAGAGCTAGATGATGAAAAAGGAAAATTAACACAAGAACAACAGAAGACTAATCAACTCAATGATCAAATAGATAAACTTACTGCAGAATTTAAAGGGACAAAAGATCAGCTTGCAGAAAAGAAAGCAGAGCTGGATGAACAAACTAGAACAGTAACCAAGCTTAATGAAGAGCTAAGTGAAAAATTCTTGAAAGCAAGAACTTACAGTAAAAGGCAAGGTAATTATGCTTCTGTTTCTTTTGTATTATCTGGAGCATTTGCTGTTGGTACAAGTTTAACAATGGTTCATTTAGCAATGTGTGTTTCGCTTGCTGTAGCTGCATTAACTTTTCTTGCAGTAGGATGTTACTGTTCTTATAACGCAAATACCGCACTTAATAATGTTGAAGTTAGTCAAATCGGGAATGATCTTAGTCATTCTTTAGTTTAGTTGTAGAGTAGCTGCTTGAGTATTAATTTAAATATTCTTCATTGCTAGTTATTGTAACATCACTTTAATTTGGTTGTGTTTTACTAAAAAAACTTTAGATTTATTTTGTAATTGATACTTAAATATAATGACACAATCTTGGAATTTATTGCAGAAAGGCCAAAAGGAAGGCTATAAAATTGCGTATATCAATGCTCGTATTATTGACCCGGAAACTAAACTTGATATAAAAGGTTCATTGTTAACTGAAGGGAATAAAATTGTTGATTTTAGCGAATCATTACTTTCAACAAGTGGAGTTGATGAAACAATAGACTGTAAAGGGCTTGTTCTAATGCCAGGACTTATTGACATTCACGTGCATTTTCGTGAACCAGGTCAAGAGCATAAAGAAACTATACATACGGGTAGCAAATCTGCAGCTGTAGGAGGCGTTACAACTGTAGTTTGCCAGCCAAACACTGTTCCAGCGATTGATAGTGTTGTCTTGTCTAAATATTTGAAATATAGAGCACTTGAAACTTCACATGTGAATGTTGAATTTTACGCCAAAATTACCACTTCGAAAGAAAAATTAACTGAAATGGCGCTTTTAAAGGAAGCAGGTGCGGTTGGGTTCACCGATGATGGTATGCCAGTTATGAATCCAATGATTATGAGACAGGCACTGCTTTATTCAAGTATGCTTGGTGTTCCTATTGCTCAACATGCAGAAGATTTAAATCTATCTGCTGGTGGCGCAATTAATGAGGGTAAGATTTCTGAAGAATTGGGAGTAAAAGGAATCTTGAGTGCATCAGAATCGGTTATGGTAACTCGTGATATACTACTAATGAAGGACATAGAAAATGTACACTACCATATTTTACATGTCTCTTCAAAAGATTCACTTGATGCTATTAAACGAGCAAAAGATTTGGGGTTAAATGTTACATGTGAAGTAACTCCTCATCACTTTACTTTAACTGAAGATATAGTAAAGCAACATGGAGCAATCGCAAAAATGAATCCGCCACTTCGTACAGAGGAAGATCGTTTAGCTATGATTGAAGGTTTAAAGACAGGTGTGATTGATTGTATTGCAACCGATCATGCTCCGCATGATCTTAGTTCTAAAGATTTGCCACTTGAAAATGCTGCATTTGGTATTGTTGGCCTTGAAACAATGCTGCCCATTTCACTTGAACTATATCACAGTGGACAAATGGGTCTACTTGATGTGCTTGCAAAATTGACATATAAGCCTGCAGATATCATACATGTGCCACGTGGCCGCATACAGAAAAACCTTGCAGCGGACTTAATTTTAGTTGATTTGGATCATGAATGGAAAATTAAAGTTGACAACTTTGCTAGTAAATCAAAAAATTCCCCTTTCGATGGACGCAAAGTGAAAGGGCGCGTAATACGTACCGTTGTGTCTGGCAAAACTGTATACTTACGGAAGAGTTAGTTATCATATAGTTGTGCTTTGAATTTCAACCAATTGTAGAGATTGAATATAAGTGGTAAAATATAGCCACTGAATAAAAAATATATGCTAATTAGTACGACATCGGAGCTGGAGAATGCATGTGAAGAATTGATGGCAAAAGATCCAAAATTTATAGCAATTGACACGGAGTTCATTAGAAATAATTTAACCTACTACCCAAAATTATCGTTAATTCAAATTTCTTACGGAGAGAAGAGTTTTATTGTAGATGCATTAGTGCCAGAAATTGATTTATCATTCATTAAGAAAATGATGCTAAATCAGGGAATAATCAAAGTGTTTCATAGCTGCCGGCAGGATATAGAATCCTTACTCACTATGTTTAAATGTGTTCCCACTCCTATTTTTGATACCCAAGTTGCTGCTATGTTTTGCCATTATTATCATGACTTTATTGGTTATTCAAAAGTAGTAGAGCAATATCAAGGAATAGCACTGGATAAAATTAAAGCTAAAAATTCAGACTGGTTAAGGCGTCCATTGTCTGAGGATCAACTAGACTATGCAATAAACGACGTGGTATATCTATATGATCTATACCAAATATTGTGCAATAAACTTGAAGAAAGTAATAGGATGAGTTGGTTTCAAGAAGAGATGGAATCAATAGTTGATGTTAATAAGTATTTGCATAATCCAAAAGATGCATGGAAGAGGATTAAATTTAATTATGAAGCAAATCCAAGGTTGATGTTAACTGTTAAAGCAGTTAGTGAGTGGCAAGAGACCTTAGCACAGCGTTACAATATAAATCGTAATAAGGTAGTCAATAATGCTGTAATAACTGGTTTAATTGAAAAAAACGTGGAACATATTGATGACATTTTAGATGACCTTAAGAGAAACACAAAAAATATAAAAGAGGAAGATTTATTAGAATTTATAGATATTTTCAATGAGAATGAGAAGGAATTTGTGCAGCAAAATTATACTCTGTCAGATAATTATGATAAATCTGTATTTGATATACTCTCGATTATTTTGGAGAGCAAATGTAAGGAAAATAACATATCAAGAAAGTTAATTTCATCAAAAGATGAGTTAGCTGGCTCAATATCTGGGCAGATAGATAAACTATTCAAGGGATGGAGATATGATTTTTTCGGCAGATCAGTAGAATCGTTTTTGAATGCAGGCTCAAGGTTTGAAATTTTAATGGTAAAATCTGCTGATAGTATAGCTAAGATTCGGAGTAATCTTGTGGAGAATAACCGTATCACGTGTTAAGGTCTAACGAGTTTATTATATCTTTCACTTGAGAAAGAACATTTGCACTGGTATCGATGATAAAGTCGCTCATTTGCTTTTTTTCTTCAATAGGTAGCTGAATACTAGACATTAGATCCAGCTTTTTTTTATCCATATTACGCTCACTAAGCCTTTGAGCTTGTACAGTGCTATCTGCATGGATAAAAACAATAAAATCGCAATATAAACGGAATCTCGTTTCCAGTAGGAGTGGAATGTCTAGGACTAGGAGTTTTCTGTCGTTTTCTTTCTCCTGAGCAATAAAAATTGCTAATTCACTCTGCACAGCAGAATGCACTAAAGATTGAAATTGCTTCCAATTTTCATCGTAGGCCAAAAAATATTTAGATAATACTGCTCTGTCTATTTCACCATTTACTATCACCCCAGGAAATTTTTCTTCTGCGTAACTTATTATGTTTTTGTTTGCTTTATAAAGCTGGTGCACGACAGAGTCGGCATCAAACAAAGCGGCACCAAATTCTTTAAAGCAATTGGCTACAAAGCTCTTTCCAACTGCAATCCCACCTGTTAAACCTATGATCATATAGCAAATTTCTTATAAAACTATATTTATAGCATCTCCTATGCCTATTTAAAACTGAATGCATAGGTATAAAAAAGAAAAGCTATTATTTTTTTAGTAATTCAGTAAAATAGATTGAAAGATTAAGGGGAAATTTTGAAAGATAAGATAAAAAAGATAGTGATTTCAGGGAAAAAAGTCTGGCCAATCATCGAGGGCGGTAAAGGCATTGCAATCAGTGATGGAAGATCAAGTGGGGCATTTGCTGCAGCAGATGCTGTTGGTACGTTTTCTGGTGCAAATGCTAAACTTATTGATGACAATGGTGAGTTGGTACCGCTGATTTATAGAGGTAAAACAAGAAATGAAAAGCATGAGGAATTGATTAAATATAGTATTGAGGCTGGAGTTAGTCAAGCAAAAATAGCGAATGAAATATCAAAGGGCCGTGGAAGAATACATATGAATGTGCTTTGGGAAATGGGAGCAGCAGAACAAGTCCTTCATGGCATATTAGAAAAAGCAAAAGGCTTAGTTCATGGCATCACTTGCGGTGCTGGTATGCCTTACAGACTCGGAGAAATTGCAGCTAAATATCAAGTTTATTATTACCCTATTATCTCATCAGTACGCGCTTTTAAAGCGTTATGGAAACGTGCTTACCAAAAAATATCTTCTTTTTTACTTGGTGGAGTAGTATACGAGGATCCGTGGCTTGCTGGTGGTCACAATGGACTCAGTAATAGTGAAGACCCAGAATTACCGCAGGCTCCATTTGAAAGAGTTGCAGAGCTTAGATCTTTCATGAACGAAGTTGGTCTTGCTGAAACGCCAATTGTTATGGCAGGGGGAGTGTGGCATTTGAAGGATTGGGAACATTGGTTTGACAATTTACAAATCGGACCAATAGCTTTTCAGTTTGGCACTCGTCCACTTTTAACAAAAGAAAGTCCGATTTCTACGGAGTGGAAAAAGAAATTACTCACTTTAGAAGAAGGTGACGTATTTTTAAACAAATTTAGTCCAACAGGGTTTTACTCATCTGCAGTAAGAAATAACTTCATACGTGAGCTACAGGAGAGGAATTCACGTCAAATAAAATTTTCGGAAAGTGCAAGCGGAGAGTTTAACAATGAATTTGCAATGGGCAGCAGAGGTAGAAAGATTTACCTTACTGCACAAGACAAAGAACTGGCAGATAAGTGGAGTCAGGAAGGTTATACAGAGGCAATGAAAACTCCAGATACAACTGTTATTTTTGTGACACCAAGCAAATTTGCGGAGATAAGACAAGATCAAATTAATTGCATGGGATGTTTGAGCCATTGTCTGTTTAGCAATTGGAAAGATCATGGTGACCATTCAACAGGGCGAAAGCCAGATCCACGGAGTTTCTGTATACAAAAGACACTGCAAAACATTGTACATGACGGCAATGTTGAAAATGAACTCATGTTTTCTGGACACAATGTTTACAGATTTAAGCAAGACCCATTTTATGAGAATGGCTACGTACCGACAGTAAAAGAACTGGTGGAAAGGATATTAACTGGGTATTAGGTTATGGTTGAATTGACAAGTAAACTTTACTTTATTATAATAAATGTTTATTAATTTAACCTTAATTTAGGGGGAACTTTTATGCGTGATAGTGTTTGAGAAAGGTATGCACTTGCCTATATAAAAGAAACTGGCAGTGACAATGGTGTTCAAGAATTTCTACGTTCTCGTGGTATGCAAAATATTGAGAACTGGAGTGATAAAATTTTTGAAGATGCGTATAAGGAATTTAAGCTCAGTAATCTAACTAATGAGCAGCACAGTACAGAATATGATAGAAGCAATAGGCAACAACCTACAGACCCTCAAGTCACGCACGTACATATAAACGATAATAGAGGTTTAGATTTTTGGGATTATTTACTACTTAGCAACCTGTTTGGTGGTCGTACTACAGTTATAAATAACCCTGGTTTTGATACTGTTGGCTACCAAAGCAGAGAAGATAAGAAAAAAGACTCAGAAGACAGCAGGAAATTATTAGCTTTAGGGATAGTAGCTGTAGTTGCGTGTGTTGCTTTCCATGCTTTAATGTGTGTGTGGTACAACACAGCGAAAAAACGGCTAGAGAATCAGAAAAGGTAGATTACCTGGATAATAAACTTAAAATGTTCAGAAATATAGAATTTGCAGTTGGTGCAATTTCTTTAGCAGCTTTGGTAGGTTGCGCTATTAACCCAGTCTTACCAGTTTGGGGTTTAGTCATTCTTGGCATTAATTCTCTTGTGTGCCTTGCTGGTGGCTTGGCTTTTCATATGAAACATGAGAAAGAGTCAGAAAATATTGAGAAAGCTAAAGAAGCGGTAGGTAGCTATCGTGCTGGGCATGATTTTAGAGACACTTCTCATCGTGGGGCACCACCTCCTTATCCTTTTGAAGAACATAATACTGCTCCAAGTGCTCCTCCTCAAAGTGTATTTGATGATAATTCTTATCTAGAACAACATTTTGGAGATCATGGAATATAGCTATACGAACATTCATTTTGGAAGGTAAATTGCACAGCAAATGTTCAGTGCTTGACACTGGAATCCAGCTTTTTTGTGATTTTATTGAAAATGTTGTATAGTCGTTTGTTTACAATTAATTTTTCTGGATCCCAGTGTCTGGGCACTGGGATGACATTTTTGTGTTTGAGGCAAAATCTGCTATAATATTTAACACACTGCTTTCACAGATGAATGTTTGTACAGTTGTGAAGTTATGGACAACAATATCATAGCAACTCAAACGTAAGTTACTCACATTATACCGCTGCAAAACGCAGCGGTATAATGGCTTTTCAGATTGCTTGTACGATAGGATATATATTGATTTTTATTACTAGTGCAGATACGATAAAGCTTTAAGCACTACAAGATGGAGCAATTTGAGAGCTTTTACATCACTACGCCAATATATTATGTAAACGACAAGCCACATATCGGCCACGCATATACTTCCCTTATCTGTGATGTTACAGCTAGATTTATGAAATTAGCTGGAAAGAACGTTAAATTTACTACTGGTACAGATGAACATGGACAAAAAATTGAAAAAGCAGCTAAAACAAATGGAATAGAGCCAAAAGAATTTACAGATGAAATAAGTGTTACATTCAAAAAATTAGCTGAGCTAATGAACTTTGATTATGATGATTTTATTCGCACCACAGAAGAACGTCATGAAAAGGCAGTTATAGCTCTATGGAATAGGCTTGAAGAGAGAGGGCAAATATATCTGGATTCTTACTCAGGTTGGTATTCAGTTCGTGATGAAGCGTTTTATCAGGAATCAGAGTTGATAGATGGCAAAGCACCAACAGGTGCTGAAGTTCAGTGGATAAAAGAAGAGAGCTACTTTTTTCGTTTGTCAAGTTGGCAAAATAAATTACTAGAGTTATACGAAAATCAGCCGAATTTCATCTTTCCTGAGAGCAGAAAAAACGAGGTGGTATCGTTTGTAAAATCAGGACTTACTGACCTTTCGATTTCTCGTACTAGTTTTAATTGGGGAATAAAAGTACCAGGGAATGACAAGCACGTAATTTATGTTTGGATAGATGCGCTCACTAACTATCTCACATCAATAGGCTTTCCTAATATAGAAGATGAGGAATATAAGAAATTTTGGACAAACTCCTTCAACGTTCATGTGATCGGTAAAGACATATTGCGTTTTCACGCTGTATACTGGCCAGCGATCCTCCTTGCAGCAGATTTATCACTGCCAAAGCAAATTGCAGTTCATGGTTGGTGGCTGAACGAGGGGGAAAAAATATCCAAATCCCTTGGTAACGTTATAGATCCAATTGGTCTGGCAGAAGAGTTTGGTGTTGATCAACTACGCTATTTTCTCCTTCGGGAAGCAAGTTTCGGTCAAGATGGTAATTTCAGTAAGAAGAACATGATCAGCCGCATAAACTCAGAGCTGGCAAACAATATAGGCAATTTAGTGCAAAGAACAATTTCATTTCTGCACAAGCAATGCTCTGGAATTGTACCAGCAGTTGATCGAAACTTGCTTAAAGATGATGAGAGTTTACCAAATTGTAAAGCCATACTTGATCAAGTGATGGATCATCTATCAAAGTATGAATTTAACCAGATTATACTACTGATTATCAATATCTCTTCCAAGGCCAATGCTTACATAGATAAAAGTGCACCCTGGACGTTAAGTAAAACCGATAGAAAGCGCATGGATTTAGTAATTTACAAACTACTCGAATACATCAGAATAATTGGTATTTTATTGCAGCCAATTATTCCAAAATCAGCAGAAATGATGCTAGATCAATTGCAAATTCCAAAAGAACAACGCAACTTACAATCTCTGTGCAATGCGTGCGTGAGCTTAGGCATTACACTGCCTAAACCTACGCCGATTTTTTTGAGGATCGATATTTAAAGAATCCTTAGTAAGCCGTTACAAGACTAGACTGAGTTGGCCGTTCTGTAGTTAGCCTTTTTAATTCAACAGAGTCAAAAAAAGTGCCTTGGCGTTTTGATGTAT is a genomic window of Wolbachia endosymbiont (group B) of Germaria angustata containing:
- a CDS encoding replicative DNA helicase produces the protein MNELVNLIDSREEICKLPHNLEAEQMLIGAMIRDNRICDAVEDIITADNFYDPLHQSIFTQISKTRKHGIVANELSLKMFFENDKAFAECGGVEYLAKLAAKASIALDIYSLTRIIRDTYLRRCLIKLGQEIVDDSYNYDIENPAQVQIEQAMTKLFNLAVKKQGDKTYIKLASSIKDVVEKISKLKNNPEALGITTGLQDLNQLLGGLQKSDLLIIAARPSMGKTALALNIALNACKILQKRTDKQHYVAFFSLEMSAEQLTARLITIDSGIGYYKALTGRISDFELHEFINASTDLSELPFIIDDTPALSISALRTRIRLLYQLYNVEVVFIDYLQLIRGTTKRSSENRVQEISEVTQGLKAIAKELNIPIVALSQLSRSVEQRDDKKPQLSDLRDSGSIEQDADIVMFLYREEYYELRKQPNEGSNKHREWQEKMEKIRNIAELIIAKQRNGPIGSVKLHFDSNRGAFKDYTERYSL
- a CDS encoding RDD family protein; the protein is MLHKFFNRLFSILSSINAIQKVKKDDNGICYVTGLRRYLSVLLDLIIIVLFLQFCGQALNQLFMSSESSKILGQIAAKYQMQVPLSAEETAMQSKLIKLLILNQIVQFIMLFSYVAYMWIRFGATPGKLLLGLRVVNAQTFEKLTLKQAIKRFFSFILSTAPLFLGFIWANFDKRCQTWHDKIADTVVVINKSLKRDKMK
- a CDS encoding lipase family protein, with product MPSITNGQSMDSISDSIVHIGDNEIKECAIEALESFKNELEAQSFDLNELGTSDLIKAWKKIEDFKGAGLKDAFDLADLIKGQIAGFNKEKLQEMCTFSKISYGNVDRKLKQDEYKTKRQFEEEGYQIIKFYDNELIEDKYCSDTDYKLEQQDVGYALMSSNSYNRDAGYVFIKGQEVTTAYHGTRDLNDVKEDLRASLAKLSFLPEDHRVHSGFYSLFKRSWPSVHKILKGHANDKGLAIKDLKINVTGHSMGGALANIAALCLNKTEDAEDVHVATFGSPRVFYNGAAEVYNQCLGNKTIRVACQSDPVPCLPHGNAGMHYKHVGKSLKLETGKTLEYLELHYHRINIYYNLVREVEQENFKSDNNPSKYRHIAYIFGLFYHAVLSYVDVNDKEFFKKVEEENKDIKLSEIPIQYAPKLEEKIKLLEQEVAKPTNDKTQLEGRLKSIQQSLVGKTKELDDEKGKLTQEQQKTNQLNDQIDKLTAEFKGTKDQLAEKKAELDEQTRTVTKLNEELSEKFLKARTYSKRQGNYASVSFVLSGAFAVGTSLTMVHLAMCVSLAVAALTFLAVGCYCSYNANTALNNVEVSQIGNDLSHSLV
- a CDS encoding dihydroorotase; its protein translation is MTQSWNLLQKGQKEGYKIAYINARIIDPETKLDIKGSLLTEGNKIVDFSESLLSTSGVDETIDCKGLVLMPGLIDIHVHFREPGQEHKETIHTGSKSAAVGGVTTVVCQPNTVPAIDSVVLSKYLKYRALETSHVNVEFYAKITTSKEKLTEMALLKEAGAVGFTDDGMPVMNPMIMRQALLYSSMLGVPIAQHAEDLNLSAGGAINEGKISEELGVKGILSASESVMVTRDILLMKDIENVHYHILHVSSKDSLDAIKRAKDLGLNVTCEVTPHHFTLTEDIVKQHGAIAKMNPPLRTEEDRLAMIEGLKTGVIDCIATDHAPHDLSSKDLPLENAAFGIVGLETMLPISLELYHSGQMGLLDVLAKLTYKPADIIHVPRGRIQKNLAADLILVDLDHEWKIKVDNFASKSKNSPFDGRKVKGRVIRTVVSGKTVYLRKS
- a CDS encoding ribonuclease D, translating into MLISTTSELENACEELMAKDPKFIAIDTEFIRNNLTYYPKLSLIQISYGEKSFIVDALVPEIDLSFIKKMMLNQGIIKVFHSCRQDIESLLTMFKCVPTPIFDTQVAAMFCHYYHDFIGYSKVVEQYQGIALDKIKAKNSDWLRRPLSEDQLDYAINDVVYLYDLYQILCNKLEESNRMSWFQEEMESIVDVNKYLHNPKDAWKRIKFNYEANPRLMLTVKAVSEWQETLAQRYNINRNKVVNNAVITGLIEKNVEHIDDILDDLKRNTKNIKEEDLLEFIDIFNENEKEFVQQNYTLSDNYDKSVFDILSIILESKCKENNISRKLISSKDELAGSISGQIDKLFKGWRYDFFGRSVESFLNAGSRFEILMVKSADSIAKIRSNLVENNRITC
- the coaE gene encoding dephospho-CoA kinase (Dephospho-CoA kinase (CoaE) performs the final step in coenzyme A biosynthesis.), which encodes MIIGLTGGIAVGKSFVANCFKEFGAALFDADSVVHQLYKANKNIISYAEEKFPGVIVNGEIDRAVLSKYFLAYDENWKQFQSLVHSAVQSELAIFIAQEKENDRKLLVLDIPLLLETRFRLYCDFIVFIHADSTVQAQRLSERNMDKKKLDLMSSIQLPIEEKKQMSDFIIDTSANVLSQVKDIINSLDLNT
- a CDS encoding NAD(P)H-dependent flavin oxidoreductase → MKDKIKKIVISGKKVWPIIEGGKGIAISDGRSSGAFAAADAVGTFSGANAKLIDDNGELVPLIYRGKTRNEKHEELIKYSIEAGVSQAKIANEISKGRGRIHMNVLWEMGAAEQVLHGILEKAKGLVHGITCGAGMPYRLGEIAAKYQVYYYPIISSVRAFKALWKRAYQKISSFLLGGVVYEDPWLAGGHNGLSNSEDPELPQAPFERVAELRSFMNEVGLAETPIVMAGGVWHLKDWEHWFDNLQIGPIAFQFGTRPLLTKESPISTEWKKKLLTLEEGDVFLNKFSPTGFYSSAVRNNFIRELQERNSRQIKFSESASGEFNNEFAMGSRGRKIYLTAQDKELADKWSQEGYTEAMKTPDTTVIFVTPSKFAEIRQDQINCMGCLSHCLFSNWKDHGDHSTGRKPDPRSFCIQKTLQNIVHDGNVENELMFSGHNVYRFKQDPFYENGYVPTVKELVERILTGY
- the metG gene encoding methionine--tRNA ligase: MEQFESFYITTPIYYVNDKPHIGHAYTSLICDVTARFMKLAGKNVKFTTGTDEHGQKIEKAAKTNGIEPKEFTDEISVTFKKLAELMNFDYDDFIRTTEERHEKAVIALWNRLEERGQIYLDSYSGWYSVRDEAFYQESELIDGKAPTGAEVQWIKEESYFFRLSSWQNKLLELYENQPNFIFPESRKNEVVSFVKSGLTDLSISRTSFNWGIKVPGNDKHVIYVWIDALTNYLTSIGFPNIEDEEYKKFWTNSFNVHVIGKDILRFHAVYWPAILLAADLSLPKQIAVHGWWLNEGEKISKSLGNVIDPIGLAEEFGVDQLRYFLLREASFGQDGNFSKKNMISRINSELANNIGNLVQRTISFLHKQCSGIVPAVDRNLLKDDESLPNCKAILDQVMDHLSKYEFNQIILLIINISSKANAYIDKSAPWTLSKTDRKRMDLVIYKLLEYIRIIGILLQPIIPKSAEMMLDQLQIPKEQRNLQSLCNACVSLGITLPKPTPIFLRIDI